Proteins encoded together in one Ammospiza nelsoni isolate bAmmNel1 chromosome Z, bAmmNel1.pri, whole genome shotgun sequence window:
- the LOC132086696 gene encoding large ribosomal subunit protein mL50-like isoform X4, which translates to MCSGASRKEEREVEADGAVLEKEERSEPSLIHSPPCRRSYIPPENLQSCLESHVREVFGPSVPEDWQQAPLQEKRLKHRLLARLATELGHAVPNSQLHRMRCAADVLGFYRTPVRDSTKIDELTAAELPLNLKIIWQQ; encoded by the coding sequence ATGTGTTCTGGTGCCAGtaggaaggaggaaagagaagtgGAAGCAGACGGAGCAGTTCTtgagaaggaggagaggagcgAGCCCAGCCTGATACACTCCCCGCCCTGCCGCCGGAGCTACATTCCGCCCGaaaacctgcagagctgcctcgAGTCCCACGTCAGGGAGGTCTTTGGGCCCTCTGTTCCCGAGGACTGGCAGCAGGCTCCCCTGCAGGAGAAGAGGCTGAAGCACCGCCTGCTGGCCCGGCTGGCCACAGAGCTGGGACATGCCGTCCCCAACTCGCAGCTGCACCGCATGCGCTGCGCTGCGGACGTGCTGGGCTTCTACCGCACCCCTGTGAGGGACAGCACCAAGATCGATGAACTCAcggctgcagagctgcccctgaaCCTGAAAATCATCTGGCAGCAGTGA